The nucleotide sequence AAGGGCCCGAACCTGGAGCTGCTGCGCGAGGTCTGCGCCGCCACGTCGCGCCCGGTGATCGCCTCCGGCGGGGTCAGCTCGCTGGACGACATCCGTGCCCTGGCCGCCCTGACCGAGATCGGCGTCGAGGGCGCCATCGTGGGCAAGGCGCTGTACGCCGGGGCCTTCACCCTGCCGGAGGCGCTGCGCGTGACCCAGGGGCGCTCGTGACCGTGCTGAACCTCGGGTCGGCGAACCCGTGGGAGCCGGTGGTCGGCTACAGCCGGATCGTCGTCCGCGGGGACACCGCCTGGGTCAGTGGCACCACGTCCAGTGTCGACGGCGAGGTCGCCCACCCCGGCGACGGCGCCGCCCAGACGCGCCAGGCGCTGGCCACCATCCGGCGCTCGCTGGAGCGGGCGGGCTTCACCCTCGCCGACGTCGTCCGCACCCGGATGTACGTCACCGACATCAGCCGCTGGGAGGAGATCGGCCGGGCCCACGGCGAGGTGTTCGGCGACATCCGCCCGGCCTCCACCATGGTCGAGGTGTCGGCGCTGATCGATCCCGCGATGCTGGTGGAGATCGAGGCCGACGCCGTCCGGGGGGCCGGCGCATGAGTCTCGCCGTCCGCGTCATCCCGTGCCTCGACGTCGACGCCGGCCGCGTGGTCAAGGGGGTCAACTTCGTCGACCTGCGCGACGCCGGCGACCCGGTGGAGATGGCCCGCGTCTACGACGCCGAGGGCGCCGACGAGCTGACGTTCCTCGACATCACCGCGAGCTCGGGCGACCGCGAGACCACCTACGACGTCGTCCGCCGCACCGCGGAGAGCGTGTTCATCCCGCTCACCGTGGGCGGGGGCGTGCGCGCCGTGGAGGACGTCGACCGGCTGCTGCGGGCCGGCGCCGACAAGGTCGCGGTCAACACCGCGGCCGTCGCCCGGCCGGAGCTGATCGCCGAGATCGCGCACCGCTTCGGCAGCCAGGTGCTCGTGCTCTCGCTCGACGCCCGCCGGACGCGCGACGGCGCGGTCACCGACTCCGGCTGGGAGATCACCACGCACGGCGGCCGCCGCGGGACCGGGCGCGACGCCGTCGAGTGGTGCATCCGGGCCGCGGAGCTCGGGGCGGGGGAGATCCTGCTGAACTCCATGGACGCCGACGGCACCCGGGCCGGCTTCGACACCGATCTGATCCGGCAGGTGCGCGCCGAGGTGCGGGTGCCGCTGATCGCCAGCGGGGGAGCCGGCGCCGCCGAGCACTTCCCGCCCGCGGTGCAGGCCGGCGCGGACGCCGTCCTGGCCGCCAGCGTCTTCCACTTCGGGGTCATGCGCATCGGCGAGGTCAAGGACGCCCTGGCCGCGGCCGGCGTGCCGGTGCGCCGGGAGGCCGACCAGCCGCTCAGCTGACCGGGCGCCCCAGACCCGGCACGAGGCGGGGGA is from Blastococcus sp. HT6-4 and encodes:
- the hisF gene encoding imidazole glycerol phosphate synthase subunit HisF → MSLAVRVIPCLDVDAGRVVKGVNFVDLRDAGDPVEMARVYDAEGADELTFLDITASSGDRETTYDVVRRTAESVFIPLTVGGGVRAVEDVDRLLRAGADKVAVNTAAVARPELIAEIAHRFGSQVLVLSLDARRTRDGAVTDSGWEITTHGGRRGTGRDAVEWCIRAAELGAGEILLNSMDADGTRAGFDTDLIRQVRAEVRVPLIASGGAGAAEHFPPAVQAGADAVLAASVFHFGVMRIGEVKDALAAAGVPVRREADQPLS
- a CDS encoding RidA family protein is translated as MTVLNLGSANPWEPVVGYSRIVVRGDTAWVSGTTSSVDGEVAHPGDGAAQTRQALATIRRSLERAGFTLADVVRTRMYVTDISRWEEIGRAHGEVFGDIRPASTMVEVSALIDPAMLVEIEADAVRGAGA